A window of the Branchiibius hedensis genome harbors these coding sequences:
- a CDS encoding SGNH/GDSL hydrolase family protein, with product MGRARRAQKIAAAAAYGGGLGAAGVATAWGVLVGEAKWARRIVGTPWGEGLEDSGRYGAGPGDPLQMVVLGDSSARGLGVDAPHETVGAIVATAVAAFAGRPVELHNFSVVGAVSADLAGQLDLVREGPAPQLAVIMVGANDITKRTPRAAAVRSLIEAVDELRTMGAEVVVGTCPDLGVVRPVAQPLRLIAQRLSRDLGAAQTVAVVEHGGRTVSLGDLLGPEFKATPKVMFSADQFHPSSAGYARVAAALLPSVLDALGEHTNVRPVLSRLGSGVEPSVSPVSVAAKRAVAHPGTEVSAAEVDGAGHGSRGRWATLLRRSPGPGPEPADTSEETAADGPTTEADGTAPLPAGTQP from the coding sequence ATGGGACGCGCACGACGAGCACAGAAGATTGCCGCAGCGGCCGCCTACGGCGGTGGCCTGGGTGCGGCCGGAGTGGCCACCGCGTGGGGCGTACTGGTCGGCGAAGCGAAGTGGGCCCGCCGGATCGTGGGCACCCCCTGGGGTGAGGGACTGGAGGATTCCGGCCGGTACGGCGCGGGGCCGGGTGACCCCCTTCAGATGGTCGTCCTGGGTGATTCCTCCGCCCGTGGCCTCGGCGTCGACGCTCCGCACGAGACCGTCGGCGCGATCGTGGCGACCGCCGTGGCTGCCTTCGCCGGCCGCCCGGTCGAGCTGCACAACTTCTCCGTCGTGGGTGCGGTCTCCGCGGATCTGGCCGGACAGCTCGACCTGGTCCGCGAGGGCCCGGCGCCCCAGCTGGCCGTGATCATGGTGGGCGCCAACGACATCACCAAGCGCACCCCGCGAGCGGCGGCCGTCCGCTCGCTGATCGAGGCGGTCGACGAACTACGCACGATGGGGGCCGAGGTCGTCGTCGGCACCTGCCCGGACCTGGGCGTCGTGCGACCGGTCGCCCAACCGCTACGGCTCATCGCGCAACGGCTGTCGCGTGATCTCGGCGCGGCCCAGACCGTGGCCGTCGTCGAACACGGTGGACGGACTGTGTCTTTGGGTGACCTGTTGGGCCCGGAGTTCAAGGCGACGCCGAAGGTGATGTTCTCCGCCGACCAGTTCCATCCGTCGTCGGCGGGATACGCCCGGGTCGCGGCGGCTCTGCTGCCCAGCGTGCTGGATGCCCTCGGCGAACACACCAACGTCCGGCCGGTGCTGAGCCGGTTGGGATCGGGTGTCGAGCCGTCGGTCAGCCCGGTCAGCGTCGCCGCGAAACGGGCCGTGGCCCACCCCGGAACCGAGGTGAGCGCCGCGGAGGTCGACGGAGCGGGCCACGGTTCGCGGGGCCGGTGGGCGACCCTGCTGCGTCGGTCCCCGGGCCCGGGACCGGAGCCGGCGGACACCTCCGAGGAGACTGCGGCCGACGGACCGACCACGGAGGCTGATGGGACCGCCCCGCTACCGGCCGGTACCCAGCCGTAG
- a CDS encoding acetyl-CoA C-acetyltransferase, translating to MTEAVIVAAARTPIGRAFKGSMTTIRPDDLATQIVRAALGQVPQLDATTIDDLYLGCAEPWAEQGSNMARVVSVLAGLDSVPGATVNRFCASSVQTTRMAAHAIKAGEGDVFISAGVECVSRYANFSGAGGTADDWRNPAFAEAIARTEETAKTNATWADPRLDGLLPDVYIAMGQTAENVATSRGVSRERQDEWGVRSQNKAEEAIKAGFFEREITPITLPDGTIVSTDDGPRAGVTLEKVSTLNPVFRENGTVTAGNCCPLNDGAAALVVMSDTKAKELGITPLARVVSTGVTGLSPEIMGLGPVGAVNQALERAGMSVSDLDLYEINEAFAAQVLPSADDLKLDYDKLNIHGGAIALGHPFGSTGARITTTLLNGLRTVDGTFGLETMCVGGGQGMAIIYERLS from the coding sequence ATGACCGAAGCAGTAATCGTCGCCGCCGCCCGAACCCCGATCGGACGTGCCTTCAAGGGATCGATGACCACGATCCGGCCCGATGACCTGGCCACCCAGATCGTCCGCGCCGCTCTCGGCCAGGTGCCGCAGCTCGACGCCACCACGATCGACGACCTCTATCTCGGCTGCGCCGAGCCGTGGGCCGAGCAGGGCTCCAACATGGCCCGCGTGGTGTCGGTCCTGGCCGGATTGGACTCCGTGCCGGGTGCCACCGTCAACCGGTTCTGCGCCTCCTCGGTGCAGACGACCCGGATGGCCGCGCACGCGATCAAGGCCGGTGAGGGCGACGTCTTCATCTCCGCCGGTGTGGAGTGCGTCTCGCGCTACGCCAACTTCTCCGGTGCGGGTGGCACGGCCGACGACTGGCGCAACCCGGCCTTCGCCGAGGCCATTGCCCGCACTGAAGAGACCGCCAAGACCAACGCCACCTGGGCCGACCCGCGGCTGGACGGCCTGCTGCCCGACGTCTACATCGCGATGGGCCAGACCGCCGAGAACGTCGCCACCTCCCGTGGCGTCTCCCGCGAGCGCCAGGACGAGTGGGGTGTCCGTAGCCAGAACAAGGCCGAGGAGGCCATCAAGGCGGGCTTCTTCGAGCGCGAGATCACCCCGATCACGCTGCCCGACGGAACCATCGTCAGCACCGACGACGGGCCCCGCGCCGGCGTCACGCTGGAGAAGGTCTCGACGCTGAACCCGGTCTTCCGCGAGAACGGCACGGTGACGGCCGGCAACTGCTGCCCGCTGAACGACGGCGCCGCCGCCCTGGTCGTCATGAGCGACACCAAGGCCAAGGAGTTGGGGATCACCCCGCTGGCCCGGGTCGTCTCGACCGGTGTCACCGGCCTGTCCCCGGAGATCATGGGTCTGGGCCCGGTCGGTGCGGTCAACCAGGCACTGGAGCGTGCCGGGATGAGCGTGAGCGACCTCGACCTCTACGAGATCAACGAGGCCTTCGCGGCGCAGGTGCTGCCGTCGGCCGACGACCTCAAGCTGGACTACGACAAGCTGAACATCCACGGTGGCGCGATTGCGTTGGGTCACCCGTTCGGCTCGACCGGCGCCCGCATCACCACGACGCTGCTGAACGGCCTACGGACCGTTGATGGCACCTTCGGCCTGGAGACGATGTGCGTCGGTGGCGGCCAGGGTATGGCGATCATCTACGAACGCCTGAGCTGA